The sequence below is a genomic window from Brettanomyces bruxellensis chromosome 9, complete sequence.
TGGTTTGCCGGTCGATATATAGATCCTCATTTCCTCGAGTCGAAAACTTCGAATTCCTAAAGACGCTGAAATTAAGGGCGATCCTTTGCTTGATCCCAGAGGATTACCCACCAGAAAACATAGAattcaacaagaagaatggGATAAAGTTTTTTCAGTTGGGTCTAAGCGGTAATAAGGAACCATTCGTGAAGATAAAACCTGAACTTGTCACCGAGGCTCTAAAGATTATCACTAATCCGGAAAATCAACCGATTCTTATACATTGTAACAGGGGAAAGCACAGAACAGGATGCATAGTGGGATGCGTTCGAAAACTTCAGAATTGGTCGTTAAGTATGATCTTTGATGAATACAGGAAATTTGCATATCCCAAGGAGCGTCCCCTAGATCAACAATTTATTGAAATGTATGATGATTCTGATATAGTGTCTTATGCCAAAAAGCGGCACTGGCTGCCGCTTGAATGGTGATGGCTGAGATCCGATATTCACCTGGAAATTCTTAAGCAAGATGGTGCAAGTACAATTGTGGAATGGTACTTTCATGCTGGTTCCATAAGTAACAAATAGATTAGAGAATTTTGCGAATTAGTTTTAATCGTTGCCcaagaatatatatataaaacaCATTTAAATTGTATAAAGAACAACAGAAATACCTTAAAATGACCTCTTAATAGAATGCAAGGCGGTCTCCGAGATTAAATtagaatatatttaaaaacTTGGCGCCATAAACAGCAGAGTTTGCTAAAGCAAAAAGCGTTAGGAACTTTGGATATATCCTTAAAGTGTGCATACTCCTTTTTCCGTTCGCAAGAGCATATAACAAAGACCAAGCGGAAATGAGTCCACTTCCATTCTCTTCATCATGATCATAAATCATAAAACTTCCTAGCCCAACGAAGCCGCCAAACAAGGCAACTGAAATATTCTTTGGGTAAGGACTTATGGTAGcaacctttttttgaaatgctGCTTTACTATTGACATACGTAGTAGGGGGTCGAATAAATGGAACAACTGCCAATGCtccagaaaatgcagcagCAGGCAATGGTGATGATGCCCACAATTTTAACTTCTCCTTAATAGGGGGTGTGacagatgaggaagaagaagaagaagaagaaactcCTGACGACACTGGAGGTACTGGCTCTGATGGGGAAACAGGAATAGTTTCTGTTGAACTCATATTTGATTGACTGTAAAACCTTAAATTTCAAACCACGCACACAATAAAGTTTGGTATTCACCAGAATTGGGTTTTGAACTGTGAAAGGTGCCCTTCTTTGCTGTTCATCAAGCAGACAGACAGCAACACAAACTCAAATTATTTAGTTGCAGATTAATCAAATCAATCTATCACGGAggaggataaaaaaaaatataaaaaaagatagaatttgaaattgagAAACTTACTCTCTAGAGGCAGAAATTATCACCATAGTTCAATACCACACATCTACCAAACCACCAAACTTCCTTAAACATTTTAAGGTAagacaaataaaatttacagAACTACACGTTGTTTTTATCCGTGAAAAAATAGCATTTAAAACCTAATATACAATGTGAATGACAATAACTTTAGCAACTAGCCCACTCACGATCTCTCACCTCTCAATCTTCTAGCCAACTGAATGTCCTTCTTCTGGATGGTAACTCTCTTGGCATGAATAGCACACAAGTTAGTGTCTTCAAATAGAGAAACCAAGTAAGCCTCAACGGATTCCTGCAAAGCACCAATAGCAGATGACTGGAATCTCAAATCAGTCTTGAAGTCCTGAGCAATCTCTCTGACCAATCTCTGGAATGGCAACTTTCTGATCAACAACTCGGTAGATTTCTGGAATCTTCTGATTTCTCTCAAAGCAACAGTACCTGGCTTATATCTGTGAGGCTTCTTAACACCACCTGTAGATGGAGCGGACTTTCTAGCTGCCTTAGAAGCTAACTGCTTTCTTGGTGCCTTACCACCGGTAGACTTTCTTGCTGTTTGCTTGGTTCTAGCCATGATTAATTAAATATGGTATATACTTGATGAATTATAAACaagtaaaaatatatacatgtATAAGATGAAGAGGCACTATTGCTTAAGGAAGCGGTTGGGAAGATTAATACCTTTTTATACgtttaagaaaaataaacaaaggCAAAATTTACGGCGGAATTTCGTTGGTTAAACTTGCTGCATGGCCTATACAAAATAACTTTGTGATAAAATGTACGCAGCGTAGGTATCAAACTTACTCCCGCTCCAGACGTAGGTGCAAATGCACGATGATTGTTAGTGATAAAATTTACTTTCTTGGATGCGTAAAAAATATCACtaacaatttatttttccaccATAGTCTTCCTCATTAAGAATTCTTAGTGATAATATTTACTCACTTAATGTGTAACTTTTAGAATTAACATCTGGCCAGTTCTGACATTTTGGATTGTTACACAAAGTGTAACTTGTGTCATCGCTAAAATTTAGTATGGGCATATAGTTTGTGGCCATAGATGCCAATCAACTTTACAGTGGGGTTATTTAAATAGCCAGCTATTTCCACCTCAATTTCCTAATTGTCATCTGTTTTTAAGAAACAATCATAtacctatttttttattctctcatcatcaacaattattatatatatttaccTATTACAAAATGTCTGGTAGAGGTAAAGGTGGAAAAGGTTTAGGAAAAGGTGGCGCAAAGCGTCACAGAAAGATTCTAAGAGATAACATTCAGGGTATTACCAAGCCTGCCATCAGAAGATTGGCAAGAAGAGGTGGTGTCAAGAGAATCTCCGCTTTGATTTACGAGGAAGTTAGAGCTGTTCTTAAATCCTTCCTTGAAAACGTCATCAGAGATGCCGTTACTTACACTGAGCACGCCAAGAGAAAGACTGTTACTTCATTGGATGTTGTTTACGCTTTGAAGAGACAGGGAAGAACTCTTTACGGTTTTGGTGGTTGATTTATTGGATTCTGCGCTCTGGTATGAAATTGAATTATGGGCGTATTTACTCCTTAAATATTTGTATATTAGCATTGATTTGTTTCTAATCGGAAATATCAAGTCTTTTTAGTCGAAAGTTTATTGACAGTTTAGTAGATTACACACATTTTGCACTCGCTAACTTTGGGTGCACGCATTTGATTGTGCATTAGCAAGTTTCATTGACGCCCAAATGGGTGGTGCTGTCTTAAATTCGTAGGTTTTGTGAGCCAGTATATCAGTCATACTATACTTCCATGAATGCAATTTAATTGAAAGACTCTCCAAAGTTGGATTCTTGTAAAGTATCATACCACAATCTGAACATTTATGTTTTTGTTCTTCGGCATTGCATTCTTCCTTGGCTCTATTCATACGGGAAATATCATATATCGtatttaaatattcttCTGTAACCTCATTCCGATTTTGGAAAACCGCACTATACTTATTCAAATAAAGTGTATCATCTACAATCGGAAAACCTAGATTCCGCAAGTGAATTCGGATTTGATGTGAAAAACCAGTTAAAGGCTTGCATTCGACTAAGGACTCATCCTTTTCCTTATCGTAAACTATGCTTTTGAATACTGTAGTTGCCGGAGAAAATTGGTTCACACTCTTACGCGATCCATAAATATAAACCACTGGATCTTTACAAGTAACTGGTTCTTCGCCTAATGAAGTAAACATTCCTTTAACCAAAGCAAGGTATGTTTTTTGCGCATACCCTTCCTTGATAAGCTCCTTGAATCTGGATGTTGCCTCATGATTCTTACCAAACATCTGGACACCAGATGTCACCTTGTCCAAACGATGAATAGGATACAATTCTTTGATATCCGGTCGTAAAGCGTACAATATCTGTTGTAGAGTATTATAATAGTATGTTCCAACGGGATGTACTGGTATTCCAGCCGGTTTGTTTACGACAATATAGTTTTGATCTTCATATATTGTTTCAGGTAAGTTGGCTGAAACCGGGGGTTCATGAACATGTTCCCTATGAATAATCTTATCACCTGGGTCTATTTTGACATCCCGAATGAGTTGTCTACCTTCAAATATCTTATGATACTTTTTAGAATTCGGattctttatcaatttcaTTCTCCCATCCTTGATTTCTCGATAATAGTGATCGGAAGGAAGATTTTTGAATTCGGAAGAGTACACTTCAAAGCACGAGCGTCCAAACCACCGAAGTCTTGCATTAGCTATATATTCATGATAATATGGATTCACAAATCTGAGCCCCTTCGCGATGAAATAACGATGCATTTTTAGGGTTGCTTCCAACAGCAATCCCGTTAAATGCTTACTCATGAAGTCCAGATAGgagagatatttttttaatttttttttttttgcatgcGAAAGGCTAAGATCGCGAAGAATTCCTACAATTTTGCTTACACCATGCATGaatcaataaataaataaattgagAAACGACcatcttcttatttttcataGCTTGGCTTTCTTTACCTCTGTTTCCAGGCGTTTCGTAATTGCTTCAATGAATTCCTCTGTGGTAACATAGGCTGATCTTTCCGTGCTTCCTTTGGCCAAGGCGAGATCCTTCGTCATTTTTCCGTCAACCATAACAGTATCAATGACTGCGTTTTCCAACGTTTCTGCAAATTGCACCACTTTTGGAGTGTTATCCAACTCTCCTCTCTTCCGAAGACCTCTTGTCCACGCAAAAATGGAAGCAATGGAGTTTGTGGAAGTTTCCTCACCcttttgatattttcgATAGTGTCTGGTGACCGTGCCGTGAGCGGCTTCAGCCTCGAAGCTTTTTCCATCGGCAGAGACCAACACAGAAGTCATCAATCCCAAGGACCCAAATCCTTGTGCTACAACATCAGATTCAACATCGCCGTCATAATTCTTCATGGCGATAATAAAGCCACCTTTAGATTTAATCATCTGTGCCACATATCATCAATCAAACGATGCTCATACCAAATTCCTGCTTGCTTGaacttttctttatattcACCTTCATACATGTTCTGAAATATGTCCTTAAAAAGACCGTCGTACTTCTTAAGAATTGTATTTTTGGTTGCAAGGTATAATGGCATGTTTCTACTCAATGCCATTTTGAATGAGGCCTTTGCAAATCCAAGAATCGATTTTGCAGTGTTGTACATAACCAAAGAGCATCCTTTACCATCAAAATGATAGACTGgaatttctatttttttgcctcCATCGCTAGGATTAAAAGTTAGCGTTAGATCGCCACCACAATCTGGTGTTACGATATTGGTGCACTGATATTGATCACCGAAGGCATGCCTGCCAATCACTATCGGTTTCTCCCAATGTGGTATTATCCTAGGAATATTATTTATCACAATCGGCTCTCTAAATATCGTTCCTCccaaaatatttctaaTGGTACCATTTGGAGACATCCACATTTTCTTAAGGCCAaattcctttactctgGCTTCGTCGGGTGTGATTGTTGCACACTTTACAGCGAccccatatttttttgtcgCCAATGCAGAATCAACGGTGACCTTATCATTTGTGAAATCTCTATTCTCAATTCctaaatcataataatCCAACTTTATATCTAGATATGGGAAAATCAATTTGTCTTTGATGAGCTTCCAGATAATTCTTGTCATTTCATCCCCATCCATATCCACAATTGGAGTTTTAACTTGTATTTTATCTGCcggcatttttttattttttgcttgaATTATTTTGGTCTTCTGGTGATCTTTATCTACCTATTAAAAAGCAAGTAATACTCTACTCTTGTACAGTAGTCGTGATAAAGTAGAAAGATACCATCTAAGGTTTACGTAGTAGAATAATTAAGTTTTTTCCCCTGTAtgaattatatatatgttaAATTTAAGAAAATCCTGTGATCcctttcgtttttttttttgctcccCCACAAAAAATAACCGCACATTTGTTAGTCGGATCCCGCATCATCAGCAGCGATCAAATAAAACTCACAAAAATTGCGGGGCTGAGATCGGAGTAGTTACTGAAATTTGTTAGCGCAGCAAAACAAATTACGGGACACCAATCTCATTAGCGTTAGATgttaataataataataataataataataattattatAATGAACTTTAAAAGTGTGCTTACTCCCTTATTTTAAGGTTACCGGAAGAATTTCACAGTTTGTCGTACAACTTTCGCATGTTTCGGACCTAATTCGGAGAAGTCACAATGTAGATATAAATGTATTTCCCTTCCATGAATATTAAAAGCAAACATCTTCTAGGAATCACATTTACTAACAGTGGTACCAAGATTAATCAGTATTGTATTTGTCAAAATGGTTGACAATTACATATAGCATATCTCGCTGAAACAAACATGTTAGTCTGCCGTTTATACTCTCTATGTGACAAATATTACTGCCAGAATAACTTATTTTATACCGTTTAATTGGGTAACATTCACTAAAACTGTTATATAGTCTTCTGTACCAAAATGTTGGTTTGTCAGATATGCCCAGCAATATATAACGCCCCTCTTACAGGTAATTCAAAATCAATTCACAGCATGAAATAGAGGAGAACAGAATAAATAGACCCAAAAATGGATTTTTCCCTTCCCGcgaaaaatatttatgtAATATGTCGGAATTTATGTGTAGGCAAAATTTGGTTGATTCGCTTGCCTTCTTGCTTCCATTTTTACTTGCGGCTTTCAACCGCAAGACTAGACTTGTACATCTTGACTCGGAAATCGAATTTTGCCTTCTTACATTCTTTTACCATGCTTTTATACTATTAGCTACGAAACACTGAACGTATACagaaattttttggaataaTCAGGTCATTGCTTTGTCATTAATTGGAAAGAAGTCTTTAGATAAACTGATTTCCCTACAGGATTGGGTCTTCAGCGGCCAATTATTTCCTAAGCACTATCTACCAATCACTAGAAGCTTAACTCCTACATTAGCATATCTCCAAGAAGATTGTTATTACGATATAGACTTCCTAGTGACATCATATTTGAGGTACCACTTACGTATTACCATCCGTATATTGAACGAACATTTATTGGTTCTTCGGTTAGCATCAtagtaaaataaagttCAATATGTCAGCATTTCCAAAGGGGCACAAAGAATTTGTGCTCTCCAATTCAGAGTCCATTCAGCAAAATTCAGCACAACAACAATCCCAAGCACCTCAGTTCCAGTATTTGCACCAATCACAATCTCGAAATCAGTCTCCACATGGGTTACGGCACTTGGTATCCCAGCCGCATGAAAACAGAGATATTCATGGAGGATATATCGATGGTGTTGTTGGAATACCTGATTCGCAACTTTTATCGAAGTATGGTTCAGAGTTAGATGGTATGCCGCTTTTAACCCCAACAGAAGCATCAGAAACAGCACGTCTAGTGAATGAAACATTTAATCCTGAGGATACGGCAGGCTCAGCCGTTCATGCATTCACAGATAGGAGGGGTATTTCTAGGCCTGAACAGCAAACTGTAATTCACGGTAATGTGCCAAATATAAAAGATGCACATATGGGTCACTTTTCGGGCCAATATGCGCTTCCTACTTTACCGCACGTGCATAATCAGGAGGAATCTATTCAGCAAATGCAACAAATAGAGCAACAGCTTAATAATCAAATGGTAAATTCAGAGTTACTGAGAACCCAAGTGAATAACATGCAGGTGAGTGGTCATCGGCTTGATTTAAGTCAGATAGGGAGGGATACGGAAGTTGTAGTGCAAAATGGACAGCAACCTATACACGAGCAGTTGCAAATGAGCTTGACAGATTCACGCATACCTCAGTATTCCGGGCATCCGAAAACTGCACTGGGGGAAGACATTACAAATAAAAtcccaaaagaagaaaaagttacATCCCAATTCCTGGAAACCCCCATGTTTGAAGAACaggaatttgatgatgtgAATGTTCTCAAAAAGTTTGTTAAGGAGTTTGGGCGTAAGAACCGATTTGGAATCGCTATAGCCCATTCTAACAGTAAGGCAATATATTTCACCTGCGAATTGGGCGGTGGGTACAGACACAAGCGTGTCAAAAGAAGTGGAAATGGAAAGACACTAGCTCCGTCAAAGAGGATaggatcaaaaaaaatacattgTCCATTTGCGATGGTGgcaacattttcaaagaaaagacagTATTGGACTTTGAGAATTACACAGAATAAACACAATCATCCTCGTCTTAACCcacttttaaattttcctATGCTTCGAAAACGGTCTCCAAGAGTTAATGGTACAATCAGCTATCTCTACAGGCAGGGAGATAAACCAAGTGTTatacaaaaaaagcttgaaaatttgTATCCTTCCTTAATCATCAAACGAGAGGACATATATAATGAAGTCAGAAtactgaagaagaaaggtCTTGTCCCTACAAATCCTAGAGCAAGAAGCAAGAACTCAAGAATTCAATTGCATTCAGAGCAGTCATTGTCACCGAGCTCCCGACCTTCAACGTCCAGttttaagaaaaatgaaatctGGGTTGGGCAGCAATTAactgaaaagcaaaatgcTCATGTAAAGCGAACAGTTGACTCTCTTCCCTGGAATGGAGCcccatttcaaaatttaaatCCGAATTCAAACAATTCCGAAATACAGAAGCAGACTGGTTCCTCTCAAGATATTGACCAGCATTATCATCTTCCCTATAATGCTGCAACACAGATTGACCATGTGTATGCGTCATCTGCATCTTCTGATTCCAAAGATAgtcatttcattttaaatGAACGCTTGCTTGATGATAATTGATTATTACTGTAAATCTTTTCTAATCTTGGCACTTGAAATAAATTGCATTCAGTATATGTTGCTCTGGACGACTTCCTTGAAGCTTTTGTATTCTATAAATGGTGTAAACGTAGTCTgtgtgctttcttttcgtaTACTTTTCTATGCACATCCCTACatgctttgttttttgtAAATACGTGTTTTGATGCCTTGTTTGTTTGGTTCCCTATTAACTTTCGAAAAGAGTACTACTATATGAAATATCAATTCTGTTAcagaaacaaaagaaaagcagcaaaTCTGAGTTCGAGCCGGAAATTATACTTCAATTCATATGAttcaaatataatatacCAAAGTTCGAAAGGCTTAATTCAAACCTAGGCTTATATGTCGTAAAGTAAGGCACAGTCATATTTAGCTTTGGCATTAAAAGCGTCAAAAACTATAATAAGGAAGGTAAGAGAATTATAGGCATCAACATTCAACATATAAGGTCAGTTAGAATATTCTCTTCCTTATTGCTTTTGAAGGCAGCTTCAGTTATCCTCCAATTATACAAGAAAGACCATAAAATAGTATTCGTGATAGGCTGGTTGATAGTCATGTGCCCCACTCTGATATATATTCTATGAAAAGCAGTTGACAAGATTAAAGAAATCTATCTGATCGTGCGTGaactttattattttgtcTCAAATGTCCTTCTCGTCTTATATGAATTGTTTCATGGTTACATGTACTATATATAATGTGCACtcaaacaaagaaaagagcatcTCGTATGAGTTCACTGCATTGCCCTGAATCTGTTTAAACTGTCTGTATTatccattttcaattttcttcagaTATATTCGACCGTTTACATTTCATAATGCGAGAAGCATGGGCATCACTTCATATGTCCCTCCTGGTCAGTGTAAAATTTATCACTCGGCGGTCCAGAAACCAGAGAATACTAtatgtattttctttgtcaTCTTGAGAGCAAAGCAGCGCTTAATTATGAAACCTCGGCCGTCCTTTTTAAGGGCTCGAGCCTTCAATCATCCTTGTTGGATAATGTTCTCATATGTTCAATTCAGTCTCAGAAATTTCCAGACATTTACTCAGTACACCATTGGAGTTGTAGTATATGTGACTAGCTAAGTATGCTTGGAATTCTAGAAAATGACAAGAAAGTGTCCAGTTcttaaatgaaaaatacctgaaagatgaaagtaTACTTGGTTGTGAACATAAGCTTCAAAGTGAAATTTACAGTAGAGCAGAAActtgattttctgaattggtcgatagacgcgtcgatattGGTCGAAGCGTTGGGGAAATCGATGAGAGAAAATCGTGCTGGCTTTATCCGGCATGGTTtgatctttgaagaaaatcgagCAAGCTAACTTATGAGAATTAGGTTGCTAGTTCGATTAAGGGAGCTTGTTACAGTGATCAATTTAGTTTGATCAGCCAGCGCAAGTTGgttgataaaattgacaaatgaGTTTTTACGCATTTGGCTTTGGCCGGCATGGTCAAGTCAACGAACGGTGGATCTTGGATCTGACGGCTTTATTCGGCAATGTCAGGTTAACTATAGGTTCCCGGAGCTGGGGTCGAACTGAGCGCAGTGCTCGGGAAGTTCCGACGGGATCCTAAGACTCGGCCGGGAAACGGGAATAGTTACCCCACTAGGCGTAGGTATTACGGGATCAATTATTGACGAATAAAAGATCATTGATCATTGTTGCTGCAGCAAGTTTCAGAATGTGCAGAATCACCTGATTCGGTGGCATTATTCATCTaggaaaacaaaggaaaatggtggctgcattttctggtcTGGGAATCGTTGTGCAGGAAATTTACTGTAGTCAGgacagatatatatagtgGTGTCTCTGCCCTGAGTGTCTTATGACTGATACTTCGCTTCGAAATATGGATTGATAACGAATTAACGAGTTTCTAACGAATTAATGATGGGGTCTACAACAATAGTTGATTTTTGTTGGTGATCTTTTACGACATTATACTTGATAAAAAGCACTTAAATATTGACGAGCTTAAGTTATCTGAGGACACGTTACATAGTGTTGTATTGCATAGGTAACATGACTCAATAAAGGATAACTTCATGAGGGCACATTTCCTTAGTTTTACCACGGTTGCCCTTCTTCTGACCACCTTGCTTATTTGGGCAATTCCGCTTGAGATGACCACGTTGTTTACACCCAAAACATTTCAACTTCTGAAGgttctttttcctcttcttcttcaaattatcaCCTCCGGCAACCTTGTTTCTCTGATCATCAGACCTCTCTCTCTTCCGATTGGACCTGAAACTCAACCTGTTCACTGACTCATCAGCAGATGCATTGCTCCGCAAGAGTTTCTCCCAAGTTAACATCATCAAACCAAGGTTTTCGTACCAAGGCTTAGTCCTGCGTTGAGTACCATACTCATAAGCATCTAACACTTTTGGGAACAACTCTTTATGGCCTCTATACATCATCCAGCAAAGGCTAAAAGTTGaattataaaaataacCATTGCAAGCTTCCCGGTAAGTTTCCACAAGCGTCACAGAGGCTCCAGGTGTACGATCACACTTTGCTAGATCATTTTCCCAGTATTGAACCACTAGTGGAGACTCCACAATTGAATTATACATTTGATTCAACAAAGTAAGAAGATCCAACCCATCTGCTTCATTCAATTGCGGTACTAAGTCCGGagaaaatttctccctCAAGGCAGTGTCAATTATACCCCAGAATAGGCCACATTCACTCCTTCTACCCAAGGTCACATCCAAGTCTAACATCATCCTGATGTCAACAAAGTCAATGGTGTCATAAGAATCCTTGCGTAAAACTCCAATAATCCAGTTCTTGACGGAACTCAAAAACATTATTGAATTAGCAGTCTTTGCTCTCTTGGATCTAGTAACAAATAAGTTATTTATTCCTTTTCCAGTAAGAGAGGCCTCAATTCTCCCTAAGATTTTAGCATAATCCCTAGGTTCCTTCTCAGAAATGCTAACAACTTCAACGTCAGAGTGAGCATTTCTGGCACTAGTTTCATCTCCGGTAGACGAAGgcatatttttgataaaattgatcAAGTGTTTGTTTATGTTTTTGTAAACGTTTTGACAAAAATTTGCTGTAAAAAAACGattttaattttgttgTGTTAATGTAAAATTTTTGTAATTTGC
It includes:
- the HHF1_1 gene encoding Histone H4; the encoded protein is MSGRGKGGKGLGKGGAKRHRKILRDNIQGITKPAIRRLARRGGVKRISALIYEEVRAVLKSFLENVIRDAVTYTEHAKRKTVTSLDVVYALKRQGRTLYGFGG
- the IDP1_2 gene encoding Isocitrate dehydrogenase [NADP], mitochondrial precursor (Oxalosuccinate decarboxylase), whose product is MKNYDGDVESDVVAQGFGSLGLMTSVLVSADGKSFEAEAAHGTVTRHYRKYQKGEETSTNSIASIFAWTRGLRKRGELDNTPKVVQFAETLENAVIDTVMVDGKMTKDLALAKGSTERSAYVTTEEFIEAITKRLETEVKKAKL
- the HHT1_1 gene encoding histone H3.1 → MARTKQTARKSTGGKAPRKQLASKAARKSAPSTGGVKKPHRYKPGTVALREIRRFQKSTELLIRKLPFQRLVREIAQDFKTDLRFQSSAIGALQESVEAYLVSLFEDTNLCAIHAKRVTIQKKDIQLARRLRGERS
- the IDP2 gene encoding NADP-dependent isocitrate dehydrogenase translates to MPADKIQVKTPIVDMDGDEMTRIIWKLIKDKLIFPYLDIKLDYYDLGIENRDFTNDKVTVDSALATKKYGVAVKCATITPDEARVKEFGLKKMWMSPNGTIRNILGGTIFREPIVINNIPRIIPHWEKPIVIGRHAFGDQYQCTNIVTPDCGGDLTLTFNPSDGGKKIEIPVYHFDGKGCSLVMYNTAKSILGFAKASFKMALSRNMPLYLATKNTILKKYDGLFKDIFQNMYEGEYKEKFKQAGIWYEHRLIDDMWHR